A DNA window from Bdellovibrio sp. BCCA contains the following coding sequences:
- a CDS encoding M3 family oligoendopeptidase, which produces MEKMAWDIESEYTSYNSPEYKAEFEGVVTLVNSLEKLADTMKVALQASSDEGRDPADSLVEGLQKFLLDKETATTNAYNMMTYVHSILSVDSSDQGAQAKESELTSLTSRLWQVSIPVSNFLTRCSDGFLAKVLAHPELKPSEFLWKNQRELRMTLLSDGEETLLEAVSNPGMRAWGDLYTKLSGSMRCHLKYKDRTETVGLAQASALIRNVDEETRKVAWQSIQNAWTDHKETAAAILNSLSGWRHEVNKKRSYAKPVHFLDGALHGSRIEKETLEAMLAACYDNLSETRKAPQIMAKLMGKKQLDPWDLLAQSPVSGGKKERSYDEALTLIQDSFSAIDPQMGEFVKMMAEKRWIEGRVLPNKRNGAYCTGFPKRREPRVFMTYMGSNSDVSTLAHELGHAFHSWVMKDLPRSQTHYPMTLAETASIFAETVLHDVLIEEASSKEEKIEFAWGEIEGATSFLINIPARFEFEKNFYEQREKRSLSSDELIRLTDEAWTKWYGPTLSANDKMFWATKLHFAMAGRSFYNFPYTFGYLFSMSIYARRKELGGEFMKKYIDILRDTGRMKAEDLVKKHLGEDIRRPEFWQKSIDVIKTKINDFEKLALS; this is translated from the coding sequence ATGGAAAAAATGGCTTGGGATATCGAATCAGAGTACACGTCTTATAATTCACCTGAATACAAAGCAGAATTTGAGGGAGTGGTCACACTTGTGAACTCTCTTGAAAAATTGGCAGACACTATGAAGGTTGCTTTGCAAGCTTCGAGTGATGAGGGCCGGGACCCTGCGGATTCGCTGGTGGAAGGGTTGCAAAAGTTTCTTCTTGATAAAGAAACGGCGACGACAAATGCCTATAACATGATGACTTACGTTCATTCGATTTTGTCTGTGGATTCCTCTGATCAAGGAGCCCAGGCGAAAGAATCAGAATTAACGAGTTTGACCTCTCGCCTTTGGCAGGTTTCTATTCCTGTTTCAAATTTTCTCACACGTTGTTCCGATGGCTTTCTTGCGAAAGTGTTGGCGCACCCTGAACTAAAACCTTCTGAATTCTTGTGGAAGAATCAACGCGAACTTCGCATGACGTTGTTATCCGATGGCGAAGAAACTTTATTGGAAGCCGTTTCAAATCCCGGAATGCGTGCGTGGGGAGATCTTTACACAAAACTCAGCGGTTCCATGCGCTGTCATTTGAAATACAAAGATCGCACGGAAACTGTAGGTCTTGCGCAAGCCAGTGCTTTGATTCGCAATGTGGATGAGGAAACTCGCAAAGTAGCTTGGCAGAGCATTCAAAATGCTTGGACTGATCACAAAGAAACAGCTGCCGCGATTTTAAATTCTCTTTCGGGCTGGCGCCATGAAGTGAATAAAAAAAGATCTTACGCAAAGCCCGTGCATTTCTTAGATGGGGCTCTTCATGGCAGCCGCATTGAAAAAGAAACTTTAGAAGCTATGCTCGCGGCTTGTTACGACAATCTTTCTGAAACTCGTAAAGCTCCGCAGATCATGGCAAAGCTTATGGGTAAAAAACAATTAGATCCTTGGGATCTTTTGGCACAAAGCCCGGTGTCTGGTGGAAAGAAAGAGCGCAGTTATGATGAAGCTTTGACTTTGATTCAAGATTCATTCAGCGCGATCGATCCGCAAATGGGTGAATTCGTTAAAATGATGGCGGAGAAGCGTTGGATTGAAGGGCGTGTTCTTCCCAACAAACGCAATGGCGCCTACTGCACGGGATTTCCGAAGCGTCGCGAACCTCGCGTGTTTATGACTTACATGGGTTCTAACAGTGATGTCTCCACTTTGGCGCACGAGTTAGGTCACGCGTTTCACTCTTGGGTGATGAAAGATCTTCCTCGTTCGCAAACTCACTATCCAATGACATTGGCAGAAACGGCGAGCATTTTTGCAGAAACGGTTTTGCATGACGTTCTAATTGAAGAAGCTTCTAGCAAAGAAGAAAAAATTGAATTTGCCTGGGGAGAGATTGAAGGAGCGACAAGTTTCCTCATCAATATTCCGGCGCGTTTTGAATTTGAAAAGAACTTCTATGAACAGCGTGAAAAACGCAGCCTTAGCTCGGATGAATTGATTCGTTTAACGGATGAAGCTTGGACGAAATGGTATGGTCCGACATTGTCTGCGAATGACAAAATGTTCTGGGCGACCAAACTGCACTTTGCGATGGCGGGGAGAAGTTTTTATAACTTCCCTTACACATTCGGATACCTTTTCAGCATGAGTATCTATGCTCGCAGAAAAGAATTGGGTGGCGAGTTTATGAAAAAGTACATCGACATTCTTCGCGATACAGGTCGAATGAAGGCGGAAGATTTAGTGAAGAAGCATTTAGGTGAAGACATCCGCCGTCCTGAGTTCTGGCAGAAATCCATTGACGTGATCAAAACGAAGATCAACGATTTTGAAAAGCTCGCACTTTCTTAA
- a CDS encoding fibronectin type III domain-containing protein translates to MKILVSLFAFALTLALTSPSLAEEGHGGGGHENLPEKMNALFPQPAEKPEKHDVPAKPDLSAPAYFSEVTGDKTALTWKAVAGADEYHVQVATDPNFKWLVANEYHHKTTSFDVTGLEAGKHYFWRVAAVKSNNWNTFRKSFFATSMFATPAAK, encoded by the coding sequence ATGAAGATCCTCGTATCTCTATTCGCGTTCGCTTTGACTCTTGCTTTGACTTCACCTTCTTTGGCTGAAGAAGGACACGGTGGCGGTGGCCACGAAAACTTACCTGAAAAAATGAACGCACTTTTTCCACAACCTGCTGAGAAACCAGAGAAACATGATGTTCCTGCAAAACCTGATTTGTCTGCTCCAGCGTATTTCTCTGAAGTGACTGGCGACAAAACAGCTTTGACATGGAAAGCAGTTGCAGGCGCCGATGAATATCACGTTCAAGTAGCTACTGATCCAAACTTCAAATGGCTTGTGGCAAACGAATATCACCACAAAACGACTTCTTTTGATGTGACGGGCTTGGAAGCTGGAAAACACTACTTCTGGCGAGTTGCTGCAGTGAAATCTAATAACTGGAATACATTCCGTAAGAGTTTTTTTGCGACGTCTATGTTCGCGACTCCTGCTGCGAAATAA
- a CDS encoding four-helix bundle copper-binding protein, with the protein MEEKGTAFSGKHLSLLQFCVDACQMTARLLIAESEFYNQSCELTFELCNACAIECERYEYDEVFQQCADICRSCAESCRGMSGMTVRVPKEEIERKRNSSARTSTNGAARI; encoded by the coding sequence ATGGAGGAAAAGGGAACGGCCTTCTCGGGAAAACATCTTTCACTGCTTCAGTTCTGCGTTGATGCCTGTCAGATGACGGCGCGACTTTTGATTGCAGAGTCAGAGTTTTACAATCAATCCTGCGAGCTGACTTTTGAGCTCTGCAATGCCTGCGCAATCGAGTGCGAGCGGTATGAGTACGATGAAGTCTTTCAGCAATGTGCGGATATCTGCCGCAGCTGTGCTGAGTCTTGCAGAGGAATGTCAGGCATGACGGTGCGAGTGCCTAAAGAAGAAATCGAAAGAAAAAGAAATTCTTCGGCACGCACAAGTACAAACGGCGCGGCCCGTATTTAA